The genome window TAATTTGTCAACTCTCCCAGTATTTCTGTCAGTTGCTCAACGGAATATACGTCGTTATGCGTAAATACTAGGCGGCTTTTCAGTTCCTTCAACGAACAACGGGCTGGATTTCGTTTAATGTACTCAATTACCTTGCCAAACCGGTCAGACTTGAAGAAGTCATCATTCCCGTTAGAAACGAAGTATCCTTTCAGGATATTATTCTTAAGCGTCAGTTTTTCAAGGTATAACCGTTCTGCACTCCACCGAACGTTCACCATTTTGATCAGATTTTTGACTTCTTCCGGCATTGGGCCGAAGCGATCCGAAACTTCCTGACTGAATGCGTTCAATTCGTCGACATCCTGAATACTGTCTAACCGGGTGTATAAAGCCAGTCTTTCCGAAATGTTAGATACGTATCGCTCGGGAATAACCACCTGAAGATCGGTTTCAATGATCGTGTCCGGTAAAGCCAGTTTCAGATCACCGGGTTTGGTCTCGAACAAATCCTTAAACTCATTCTCCCGTAATTCCTGCACCGCTTCGTCCAGTACTTTGTGGTACATCTCAAAACCCAGATCATTCACAAAACCACTCTGTTCCGCTCCCAGCAGATTACCCGCGCCACGGATGTCGAGGTCGCGCATGGCGATTTTGAATCCTTCGCCCAGGTCCGAAAAATCCTCAAGGGTTTGGAGTCGTTTCCGAGCATCCGATGTCATCACCGACGGCGGTGGAGTCAATAGATAACAGAAGGCTTTTCGGTTCGAACGGCCTACCCTACCGCGCATCTGGTGCAGATCGGACAGGCCAAAGTAGTGCGCGTTATTGATCAGGATCGTGTTGGCATTAGAGATATCAAGACCGGATTCGATAATGTTGGTCGAAATGAGTACGTCGAAATCGCCCTCGATGAATCGGGTCATCACGCGTTCCAGCTTATCACCTTCCATCTGGCCGTGGGCAACGCCAATCCGCGCTTCAGGAACCAGTCGCAAGATCAGGTTACCGATCGATTCAATATCGTTGACGCGGTTGTGAACGAAGAAAACCTGACCACCGCGCCGAACCTCGTAACTGATTGCATCGCGGATCGTTGCTTCATTGAACGGATGAACTTCGGTGGTTACAGGCTGGCGGTTTGGCGGTGGGGTAGCAATGACGGAGAGGTCACGCGCACCCATAAGCGAAAAGTGCAGCGTACGTGGGATAGGCGTCGCCGTGAGCGTCAACACATCCACTTCCACCCGCATTTCTTTCAATCGATCTTTTGTTTTAACGCCAAATTTTTGCTCCTCATCAATAACCAGCAAGCCTAAATCTTTGAATTTAATGTCTTTATTGACGATTCGGTGCGTTCCAATCAGAATACCGATTTCACCGGAAGCAACGCCTTTCAAAATTTCTTTCGTCTGGGCTGCCGTCCGGAAGCGGTTTATGTACTCAATTTTTACCGGAAAGTCGGCCATGCGTTCGCTGAACGTCTTGAAGTGCTGCATCGCCAAAATCGTTGTCGGCACGAGCACCGCTACCTGCTTATTGTCGGTTACGGCTTTAAAAGCCGCACGAATAGCGATCTCTGTCTTGCCAAACCCAACATCGCCACAAACCAGCCGGTCCATTGGGTGCGGCTGCTCCATATCGTCCTTGACATCGTTGGTTGCTTTCGCCTGATCGGGGGTGTCTTCGTAGAGAAAAGACGATTCGAGTTCGACCTGAAGAAAACTATCGCGGCTGTAAGCGAAGCCAGGCGCATTGCGTCGTTTGGCATACAGGGCAATCAGTTCGCGGGCAATGTCTTTTACCTGCTTCCGAATGCGTGACTTCTTCTGCTCCCATTCCTGCGAACCCAGCTTGCTCATGGTTGGCGGCCCACCTTCCCGACCGCTGTATTTCGCGATCTTGTGGAGGCTGTGAATGCTGACTAGCAAGATGTCATTATCCCGATAAATCAAGCGAATCGCTTCCTGTTCGTTGCCCGCATGATCTACTTTCTCTAGACCGGCAAAGCGACCGATTCCATGATCGACGTGGGTCACGTAATCACCGGGTTGAAGCGTTTTTAATTCGCGTAAGGTTAGCGCTTTCGATTTGGAAAACTTGTCCTGAACGCGAAATTTGTAATACCGATCGAATATCTGGTGATCCGTGAAGCAGGCTATTTTTAGCGCGTCGTCAATGAACCCTTCCCGCAAACCAACAGTCATCGGCTGAAACTTAACGAATGGGTCAAGTTCCTCAAAAATGGTTTTTAGCCGGTCGAGCTGTTTGAATGATTCAGCCGCAATGATGTTGGTATATCCTTTCGATTGATTCTCGCCCAGTACATCGACCAGACGCTTGAAATCTTTATTAAACGAGGGCTGGGGTTTGGAATGATACTGTTGCCGGCCCTCGGTTTTGAAATAGAATTTACGACCAAATTCCACCGTCCTGAAGCCTTTCAATTGATTGAGAAAGCTTCGTCTGGTTTCAAACAGATCATTCGGGTCTGCTACAATCTGAATACCTCCGCTGTTGGCCAATACCGTTGTAAAACTTTGCTCGGCTTTCTCGTAACACTTCTCGATCATTTCGAGCGTAAACTCAACATCTTTCACCCAGATCGTAGTCGCATCAGGCAGGAAGTCGAAGAATGGTTCGCGGGTTTCCTCGATGAGTTTGGTCTGAATATTCGGTATGATGTTGATAAAATCAACAGGGTCGGTCGATAGCTGCGATTCCGGGCTAAACTTGCGAATGCTTTCAACCTCATCATCGAACAGATCGATCCGGAATGGGAACTCGCTGGCAAACGAAAACACGTCGATAATGCCACCACGCACTGAAAACTGTCCCGCTTCGTAGACGAAATCCGTTTTCTCGAATTCATAATTCTGAAGCAGCTCGGCTACAAAGTTTGTATCCAGCTTCTCCCCTACCCGAATTGTCAAGGTATTGGCCTGCAATGACCGTTTGTTGATCACTTTCTCCGATAACGCTTCCGGATACGTAACCATCAGCAAGCCGCTTTTGGGAGCTGGATTGAGCTTGTTGAGCACCTCCGCCCGCATCAGCACGTTTGCGTTCTCAACTTCCTCATACTGGTACGGCTTCTTATACGACATCGGGAACAGCAAAACCTCCCGACCCAGCAGATTCTGGAGGTCATTGAAGAAGTAAGCCGCTTCGTCGCGTTCCGTCAGCACAAATAAGTGATTGCCGCCCACCGATTTGAAAATAGTCGAGGCCAGTACAGCGTCTAGACTTCCGGCCATCCCTTTGATTTGCAGGCGTTGCGGATCGCTGGACGGTTTGTGGCTGAACGGTTCAGCTAGCAATTTTATAAAACTATCGTCGGCGTAAATACCGAGCAATTCTTCTGGTTTCAAGCGACGTTCAGGTTGTATGAGCAAACGCGAAAAGCCGCTGGAAGGACATTCCGGCGGCACGTAGATGTAACAGCAGGTTTGGGAAATTTGTTGCGTCCCAGGCTTATTTCAGATCGGCCAATAATTTATAATCGATACTCTCCTGATCCAGCAGTTTCCGGATGCGGGGACTGTCTTCCAGCACAACAATTAGCTCTTTTTTGTCGATAGCCTGATCGTCTTCATCGATCCATTTCCAGTCTTCGGCGGTGGCATCCAGCAGGCTCAGGACGCTTCCCATTTTAGCCGGATCACGCTCTTTGCTGATAAAGTCATTCGTGTTGGTAACATATAAAACGATGCGTTCGTCTTCGAGCCACTGCAAATCGTTCAGCGAATCATTCAGCGATTCCAGGTTAAAACTCAGGTCAGGTATCTCCAGTAAGTCGGCTATCTCTTCGTAGAACTGGCGAAGTGTGACTGTCTTTTTACCATCGATATGGGCAATGAAGTCGTCTGCAAAGTGGGCTTCGAGTTCACGTTCCGACTGGCAGATTAAGATGTTTGGGGTCATATGCTTATGCTAAAAATTGGTGGTTTTGAAGGCTTTGGAAGATGT of Spirosoma agri contains these proteins:
- the mfd gene encoding transcription-repair coupling factor is translated as MKPEELLGIYADDSFIKLLAEPFSHKPSSDPQRLQIKGMAGSLDAVLASTIFKSVGGNHLFVLTERDEAAYFFNDLQNLLGREVLLFPMSYKKPYQYEEVENANVLMRAEVLNKLNPAPKSGLLMVTYPEALSEKVINKRSLQANTLTIRVGEKLDTNFVAELLQNYEFEKTDFVYEAGQFSVRGGIIDVFSFASEFPFRIDLFDDEVESIRKFSPESQLSTDPVDFINIIPNIQTKLIEETREPFFDFLPDATTIWVKDVEFTLEMIEKCYEKAEQSFTTVLANSGGIQIVADPNDLFETRRSFLNQLKGFRTVEFGRKFYFKTEGRQQYHSKPQPSFNKDFKRLVDVLGENQSKGYTNIIAAESFKQLDRLKTIFEELDPFVKFQPMTVGLREGFIDDALKIACFTDHQIFDRYYKFRVQDKFSKSKALTLRELKTLQPGDYVTHVDHGIGRFAGLEKVDHAGNEQEAIRLIYRDNDILLVSIHSLHKIAKYSGREGGPPTMSKLGSQEWEQKKSRIRKQVKDIARELIALYAKRRNAPGFAYSRDSFLQVELESSFLYEDTPDQAKATNDVKDDMEQPHPMDRLVCGDVGFGKTEIAIRAAFKAVTDNKQVAVLVPTTILAMQHFKTFSERMADFPVKIEYINRFRTAAQTKEILKGVASGEIGILIGTHRIVNKDIKFKDLGLLVIDEEQKFGVKTKDRLKEMRVEVDVLTLTATPIPRTLHFSLMGARDLSVIATPPPNRQPVTTEVHPFNEATIRDAISYEVRRGGQVFFVHNRVNDIESIGNLILRLVPEARIGVAHGQMEGDKLERVMTRFIEGDFDVLISTNIIESGLDISNANTILINNAHYFGLSDLHQMRGRVGRSNRKAFCYLLTPPPSVMTSDARKRLQTLEDFSDLGEGFKIAMRDLDIRGAGNLLGAEQSGFVNDLGFEMYHKVLDEAVQELRENEFKDLFETKPGDLKLALPDTIIETDLQVVIPERYVSNISERLALYTRLDSIQDVDELNAFSQEVSDRFGPMPEEVKNLIKMVNVRWSAERLYLEKLTLKNNILKGYFVSNGNDDFFKSDRFGKVIEYIKRNPARCSLKELKSRLVFTHNDVYSVEQLTEILGELTN
- a CDS encoding barstar family protein gives rise to the protein MTPNILICQSERELEAHFADDFIAHIDGKKTVTLRQFYEEIADLLEIPDLSFNLESLNDSLNDLQWLEDERIVLYVTNTNDFISKERDPAKMGSVLSLLDATAEDWKWIDEDDQAIDKKELIVVLEDSPRIRKLLDQESIDYKLLADLK